Proteins co-encoded in one Synechococcus elongatus PCC 6301 genomic window:
- a CDS encoding amino acid ABC transporter permease → MMRSPQGITPQQTPIAWLRQNLFSSWLNSAITLLLVVIIVTVVGRLGLWITTEARWTVLVDNWTLFFVGRYPAAEQWRLWLWLGLLSPTLGLTWGCLATGSHRWQRRSLWGWAGLAAAIAGIPLPWFPHKLGLAAIAATVPAASWLAQRCRGQAWLRFLPTLWGVLFLVGLWLLQGGLGLRPVSSNDWSGLLLTLATALISMVCSLPLGILLALGRQSSLPAIRWLSVTYIELFRGLPLVTILFFGQVMVPLMLDSEWRIDRILRAIVGLTIFLSAYLAETVRGGLQAIPQGQFEAAAALGLDLFQTYRFIVLPQALRISIPAIVGLFLNLLQDTTLLSIVGLLELLGISRSILANPAYLGRYAEVYLFLGVLYWLCCYGLAQLSRRLEQRLTPQR, encoded by the coding sequence ATGATGCGATCGCCCCAGGGGATCACGCCTCAACAAACCCCGATCGCCTGGCTCCGACAAAACCTGTTTAGCTCCTGGCTGAACAGTGCCATCACGCTCCTCTTGGTGGTGATTATTGTCACGGTTGTGGGGCGGCTAGGGCTTTGGATCACGACAGAAGCCCGATGGACGGTACTGGTCGATAACTGGACGCTCTTTTTTGTAGGTCGCTATCCCGCCGCAGAACAGTGGCGCCTTTGGCTTTGGCTGGGGCTACTCAGTCCGACCTTAGGATTGACCTGGGGCTGTCTGGCGACGGGCTCTCATCGTTGGCAACGGCGATCGCTCTGGGGCTGGGCCGGTCTGGCTGCCGCGATCGCCGGGATTCCTTTGCCTTGGTTCCCGCACAAGCTGGGATTAGCTGCGATCGCAGCCACTGTGCCAGCGGCCAGTTGGCTGGCTCAACGCTGTCGGGGACAAGCTTGGTTGCGCTTTCTGCCGACGCTCTGGGGAGTTCTCTTCCTGGTAGGACTTTGGCTGCTCCAAGGGGGACTCGGTCTGCGACCAGTCTCAAGTAATGACTGGAGCGGTTTGCTGCTGACCTTAGCGACCGCTTTGATCAGCATGGTCTGCTCATTGCCGCTGGGCATCTTGCTGGCCTTGGGGCGTCAGAGTTCGCTACCCGCCATTCGCTGGCTCTCAGTCACTTATATTGAGCTGTTCCGAGGCCTGCCGCTAGTCACCATCCTTTTCTTCGGGCAGGTAATGGTGCCACTGATGTTGGATTCTGAATGGCGGATCGATCGCATTCTGCGGGCGATCGTGGGGCTGACGATTTTCCTGTCTGCCTACTTAGCTGAAACCGTGCGGGGAGGCTTGCAAGCGATTCCCCAAGGTCAGTTTGAAGCGGCTGCGGCCTTGGGTCTAGATCTGTTTCAGACCTATCGATTTATCGTTCTGCCCCAAGCCCTGCGGATCTCGATTCCCGCGATCGTGGGCCTCTTCCTCAACCTGTTGCAAGACACCACCTTGCTGTCGATTGTCGGCCTCCTGGAATTGCTGGGCATCAGTCGCTCAATTTTGGCCAATCCGGCCTATCTCGGTCGCTATGCCGAGGTCTATCTGTTCTTGGGTGTGCTTTACTGGCTGTGCTGCTATGGCCTCGCCCAACTCAGCCGCCGCTTGGAACAACGGCTAACCCCCCAGCGCTAG
- a CDS encoding amino acid ABC transporter permease — MPFRLKLQGPFWRDERLWRWVWQLLVLLVVGLGAIWLVDNLVYNLSQRGLSLSFDWLDQSAGFNIGESAIAYRTADSYARALVVGLVNSLRVIAIGLILTTVIGTLAGVAAFSENWLLRQLSRGYVAVVRNTPLLLQLIVWYFPILLSLPAAQQPWHWLGSLYLSKQGIYLPWPQTPGWLVVILAIALVLFVSWLAQRQRSPRDWRWLYGAIAVVTVLMLLTQLSWPQQLQPGQIRGGLRLSLEFTALLLGLVAYTGAFITEIIRGGILSVPAGQWEAAAALGLTRSQTLWQIVVPQALRVIVPSLNSQYVGFAKNSSLAIAVGYPDLYATAQTTLNQTGRPVEVFLILMLTYLAINAVISAGMNGLQQRLQRWGVR; from the coding sequence ATGCCCTTTCGTCTGAAATTACAAGGACCGTTCTGGCGAGATGAACGTCTCTGGCGCTGGGTCTGGCAGTTACTCGTGCTGCTGGTTGTGGGCCTAGGTGCAATCTGGCTGGTTGATAACCTGGTCTACAACTTATCGCAGCGGGGCTTGAGCCTTAGCTTTGACTGGCTCGATCAGTCGGCAGGCTTCAATATCGGGGAATCGGCGATCGCCTATCGAACAGCAGATAGTTACGCCCGTGCTCTGGTCGTTGGCTTAGTCAATAGTCTGCGTGTGATTGCGATCGGGCTGATCCTGACAACCGTGATAGGGACGCTCGCTGGAGTTGCGGCCTTTTCCGAAAACTGGTTGCTGCGCCAACTCAGCCGGGGTTATGTGGCGGTGGTGCGCAACACGCCTTTGCTGCTGCAGTTGATTGTCTGGTACTTCCCGATTCTGCTCAGTTTGCCGGCCGCCCAGCAGCCTTGGCATTGGCTGGGCAGTCTCTATCTCAGCAAACAGGGCATCTATCTTCCTTGGCCGCAGACGCCGGGCTGGCTGGTTGTGATTCTGGCGATCGCCCTGGTCTTGTTCGTCAGCTGGCTCGCCCAACGGCAGCGATCGCCTCGGGATTGGCGCTGGCTTTACGGCGCGATCGCGGTGGTTACCGTGCTGATGCTGCTGACCCAACTAAGCTGGCCGCAGCAACTGCAACCAGGCCAAATTCGCGGGGGTCTACGGCTCTCGCTGGAGTTCACCGCGCTGCTGCTAGGGCTGGTCGCCTATACCGGCGCTTTTATTACGGAAATCATTCGTGGCGGTATTCTCTCGGTGCCGGCTGGTCAATGGGAAGCGGCCGCCGCTCTGGGCTTGACCCGTAGCCAAACGCTTTGGCAGATCGTGGTGCCCCAGGCCCTGCGGGTGATTGTGCCCTCGCTCAATAGTCAGTACGTAGGTTTTGCTAAAAACTCGAGCTTGGCGATCGCAGTCGGCTATCCCGATCTCTATGCCACGGCGCAGACCACCCTCAATCAAACTGGGCGACCGGTGGAAGTGTTCTTGATTCTGATGCTGACCTATCTCGCGATCAACGCTGTGATCTCGGCAGGCATGAATGGGCTGCAACAGCGTCTCCAACGCTGGGGAGTGCGCTGA
- a CDS encoding amino acid ABC transporter substrate-binding protein, whose amino-acid sequence MKAILLSGGPMPAIASRFLLVLLCFLPLAACRSLGGNETESNSRLNQVQARGKLLCGVEGRLPGFSFLDSQGNYSGLDVDICKAIAAALFNDPKAIEYRSLDSVERFPALASGEVDLLSRNTTWTLSRDAKGGNNLEFAPTTFYDGQGLMVRRNSGIQSLQDFQGKSICVETGTTSELNLADTMRELGVQYQEIKFPNSDANYAAYAQGRCEGVTSDRSQLAARRTTLSDADQHQLLDAVISKEPLSPATLNNDSPWFDVVKWVVNATIQAEEFGITQANIDQFKTSKNPEIRRFLGLEGELGQQLGLSNDFAYRAIKAVGNYGEIYERNVGQQSPLKLNRGLNQLYKNGGLLYSPPFR is encoded by the coding sequence ATGAAGGCGATCCTTTTATCCGGCGGACCCATGCCTGCGATCGCCTCGCGCTTTCTTTTGGTACTGCTTTGCTTTTTACCGCTAGCAGCCTGTCGTAGCTTGGGTGGCAATGAGACTGAGAGCAATAGTCGCCTCAACCAAGTGCAGGCGCGCGGTAAGTTGCTCTGCGGAGTTGAAGGCCGACTGCCTGGCTTTAGCTTCCTTGATTCCCAGGGCAATTACAGTGGCTTGGATGTCGACATTTGTAAGGCGATCGCCGCAGCACTGTTCAATGATCCCAAGGCGATCGAATACCGCAGTCTCGATTCTGTTGAACGGTTTCCAGCCTTAGCAAGTGGTGAAGTCGATTTGCTCTCGCGCAACACCACTTGGACCCTGAGTCGCGATGCCAAGGGCGGCAACAACCTTGAGTTTGCGCCAACCACTTTCTATGACGGCCAAGGGTTGATGGTGCGGCGCAATAGTGGCATCCAATCGCTGCAGGATTTTCAGGGCAAGTCAATCTGCGTGGAGACGGGCACCACATCGGAACTCAATCTGGCGGACACGATGCGCGAGCTGGGTGTCCAATATCAGGAGATTAAATTTCCGAACTCCGATGCCAACTACGCTGCCTATGCCCAAGGCCGTTGTGAGGGGGTAACCTCCGATCGCTCTCAGCTGGCCGCCCGTCGGACGACCTTGTCCGATGCCGATCAGCACCAATTGCTGGATGCAGTGATCTCCAAAGAGCCGCTGAGCCCAGCCACCCTCAACAATGACTCGCCTTGGTTTGACGTTGTCAAATGGGTGGTCAATGCCACGATTCAGGCGGAGGAGTTTGGTATCACCCAAGCCAACATCGATCAGTTCAAAACCTCGAAGAACCCTGAGATTCGCCGCTTCCTTGGGCTCGAGGGTGAACTCGGGCAACAGCTGGGGCTGAGCAATGACTTTGCCTATCGCGCCATCAAAGCGGTGGGGAACTACGGCGAAATTTATGAGCGTAACGTTGGGCAGCAGTCGCCGCTGAAATTGAATCGGGGCCTCAACCAGCTCTATAAGAATGGTGGTTTGCTCTACTCGCCGCCGTTCCGCTAA
- the gap gene encoding type I glyceraldehyde-3-phosphate dehydrogenase — protein MSKIRVGINGFGRIGRLCLRAGFDDPQLDFVAINDLVPAKNLAYLLHYDSTHGRLQQTVRAEEDRICAGDRCIQCFSETDPAAIPWGELGVDVVIEATGRFTDYAAASRHLEAGAQRVVISAPTSEKDPDRVPTFVYGVNHQNYDPQQHRILSNASCTTNCLAPIAKVLQEHCGIEDGLMTTIHAVTATQPTVDGPSRKDMRGGRSAAQNIIPASTGAAKAVGLVLPELQGHLTGMALRVPTADVSVVDLTFRSRQSTTYAAICEVMQKAANTQLQGILGYTEDDLVSSDFIGDARSSIFDATAGMALNDRFFKVIAWYDNEWGYSNRMLDLIRYMRSVEQQPAWAPRSLTPA, from the coding sequence ATGTCCAAAATTCGTGTTGGAATTAACGGCTTTGGCCGTATTGGTCGTCTCTGCTTACGGGCTGGATTTGATGATCCGCAACTCGATTTTGTTGCGATTAACGACCTCGTTCCGGCCAAAAATCTTGCCTATCTTCTTCACTACGACTCCACCCACGGCCGCCTACAACAAACAGTGCGGGCAGAAGAAGATCGCATTTGTGCCGGCGATCGCTGCATTCAATGTTTCTCCGAAACTGATCCGGCAGCTATTCCTTGGGGGGAGTTAGGGGTTGATGTGGTGATTGAGGCTACGGGGCGCTTCACCGATTACGCTGCCGCCAGTCGCCACCTGGAAGCAGGCGCTCAACGGGTAGTGATTTCGGCCCCGACCTCGGAGAAAGATCCCGATCGCGTTCCCACCTTCGTCTACGGCGTCAATCATCAGAACTACGACCCGCAACAGCATCGCATTCTCTCCAACGCCAGCTGCACCACCAACTGCCTGGCTCCGATCGCCAAGGTGCTTCAAGAGCACTGCGGGATTGAAGACGGTCTGATGACTACCATCCATGCGGTCACCGCCACCCAACCAACTGTCGATGGACCCAGCCGTAAAGATATGCGCGGCGGGCGCAGTGCGGCTCAAAACATCATTCCGGCCAGTACGGGCGCTGCCAAAGCCGTGGGCTTGGTGCTGCCCGAACTCCAGGGTCACCTGACCGGTATGGCGTTGCGGGTTCCGACGGCGGATGTCTCGGTGGTGGATCTGACCTTCCGTAGCCGCCAATCCACCACCTATGCCGCCATCTGTGAGGTGATGCAAAAGGCGGCCAACACCCAACTCCAAGGCATCCTGGGCTATACCGAGGATGACCTCGTTTCGAGTGACTTTATTGGCGATGCTCGGTCCAGCATTTTTGATGCCACGGCAGGCATGGCTCTCAACGATCGCTTCTTCAAAGTGATCGCTTGGTACGACAACGAATGGGGATACAGCAACCGCATGTTGGATCTGATTCGTTATATGCGGAGCGTTGAGCAGCAGCCAGCCTGGGCTCCGCGTTCTTTGACCCCTGCGTAG
- a CDS encoding glycogen/starch/alpha-glucan phosphorylase produces MSDSTAQLSYDPTTSYLEPSGLVCEDERTSVTPETLKRAYEAHLYYSQGKTSAIATLRDHYMALAYMVRDRLLQRWLASLSTYQQQHVKVVCYLSAEFLMGRHLENCLINLHLHDRVQQVLDELGLDFEQLLEKEEEPGLGNGGLGRLAACFLDSMATLDIPAVGYGIRYEFGIFHQELHNGWQIEIPDNWLRFGNPWELERREQAVEIKLGGHTEAYHDARGRYCVSWIPDRVIRAIPYDTPVPGYDTNNVSMLRLWKAEGTTELNLEAFNSGNYDDAVADKMSSETISKVLYPNDNTPQGRELRLEQQYFFVSASLQDIIRRHLMNHGHLERLHEAIAVQLNDTHPSVAVPELMRLLIDEHHLTWDNAWTITQRTFAYTNHTLLPEALERWPVGMFQRTLPRLMEIIYEINWRFLANVRAWYPGDDTRARRLSLIEEGAEPQVRMAHLACVGSHAINGVAALHTQLLKQETLRDFYELWPEKFFNMTNGVTPRRWLLQSNPRLANLISDRIGNDWIHDLRQLRRLEDSVNDREFLQRWAEVKHQNKVDLSRYIYQQTRIEVDPHSLFDVQVKRIHEYKRQLLAVMHIVTLYNWLKHNPQLNLVPRTFIFAGKAAPGYYRAKQIVKLINAVGSIINHDPDVQGRLKVVFLPNFNVSLGQRIYPAADLSEQISTAGKEASGTGNMKFTMNGALTIGTYDGANIEIREEVGPENFFLFGLRAEDIARRQSRGYRPVEFWSSNAELRAVLDRFSSGHFTPDQPNLFQDLVSDLLQRDEYMLMADYQSYIDCQREAAAAYRDSDRWWRMSLLNTARSGKFSSDRTIADYSEQIWEVKPVPVSLSTSF; encoded by the coding sequence ATGAGTGATTCCACCGCCCAACTCAGCTACGACCCCACCACGAGCTACCTCGAGCCCAGTGGCTTGGTCTGTGAGGATGAACGGACTTCTGTGACTCCCGAGACCTTGAAACGGGCTTACGAGGCCCATCTCTACTACAGCCAGGGCAAAACCTCAGCGATCGCCACCCTGCGTGATCACTACATGGCACTGGCCTACATGGTCCGCGATCGCCTCCTGCAACGGTGGCTAGCTTCACTGTCGACCTATCAACAACAGCACGTCAAAGTGGTCTGTTACCTGTCCGCTGAGTTTTTGATGGGTCGGCACCTCGAAAACTGCCTGATCAACCTGCATCTTCACGACCGCGTTCAGCAAGTTTTGGATGAACTGGGTCTCGATTTTGAGCAACTGCTAGAGAAAGAGGAAGAACCCGGGCTAGGCAACGGTGGCCTCGGTCGCCTCGCAGCTTGTTTCCTCGACTCCATGGCTACCCTCGACATTCCTGCCGTCGGCTATGGCATTCGCTATGAGTTCGGTATCTTCCACCAAGAACTCCACAACGGCTGGCAGATCGAAATCCCCGATAACTGGCTGCGCTTTGGCAACCCTTGGGAGCTAGAGCGGCGCGAACAGGCCGTGGAAATTAAGTTGGGCGGCCACACGGAGGCCTACCACGATGCGCGAGGCCGCTACTGCGTCTCTTGGATCCCCGATCGCGTCATTCGCGCCATCCCCTACGACACCCCCGTACCGGGCTACGACACCAATAACGTCAGCATGTTGCGGCTCTGGAAGGCTGAGGGCACCACGGAACTCAACCTTGAGGCTTTCAACTCAGGCAACTACGACGATGCGGTTGCCGACAAAATGTCGTCGGAAACGATCTCGAAGGTGCTCTATCCCAACGACAACACCCCCCAAGGGCGGGAACTGCGGCTGGAGCAGCAGTATTTCTTCGTCTCGGCTTCGCTCCAAGACATCATCCGTCGCCACTTGATGAACCACGGTCATCTTGAGCGGCTGCATGAGGCGATCGCAGTCCAGCTTAACGACACCCATCCCAGCGTGGCGGTGCCGGAGTTGATGCGCCTCCTGATCGATGAGCATCACCTGACTTGGGACAATGCTTGGACGATTACACAGCGCACCTTCGCCTACACCAACCACACGCTGCTACCTGAAGCCTTGGAACGCTGGCCCGTGGGCATGTTCCAGCGCACTTTACCGCGCTTGATGGAGATTATCTACGAAATCAACTGGCGCTTCTTGGCCAATGTGCGGGCCTGGTATCCCGGTGACGACACGAGAGCTCGCCGCCTCTCCCTGATTGAGGAAGGAGCTGAGCCCCAGGTGCGCATGGCTCACCTCGCCTGCGTGGGCAGTCATGCCATCAACGGTGTGGCAGCCCTGCATACGCAACTGCTCAAGCAAGAAACCCTGCGAGATTTCTACGAGCTTTGGCCCGAGAAATTCTTCAACATGACCAACGGTGTGACGCCCCGCCGCTGGCTGCTGCAAAGTAATCCTCGCCTAGCCAACCTGATCAGCGATCGCATTGGCAATGACTGGATTCATGATCTCAGGCAACTGCGACGGCTGGAAGACAGCGTGAACGATCGCGAGTTTTTACAGCGCTGGGCAGAGGTCAAGCACCAAAATAAGGTCGATCTGAGCCGCTACATCTACCAGCAGACTCGCATAGAAGTCGATCCGCACTCTCTCTTTGATGTGCAAGTCAAACGGATTCACGAATACAAACGCCAGCTCCTCGCTGTCATGCATATCGTGACGCTCTACAACTGGCTGAAGCACAATCCCCAGCTCAACCTGGTGCCGCGCACTTTTATCTTTGCGGGCAAAGCGGCCCCGGGTTACTACCGTGCCAAGCAAATCGTCAAACTGATCAATGCGGTCGGGAGCATCATCAACCATGATCCCGATGTCCAAGGGCGACTGAAGGTCGTCTTCCTACCTAACTTCAACGTTTCCTTGGGGCAGCGCATTTATCCAGCTGCCGATTTGTCGGAGCAAATCTCAACTGCAGGGAAAGAAGCGTCCGGCACCGGCAACATGAAGTTCACCATGAATGGCGCGCTGACAATCGGAACCTACGATGGTGCCAACATCGAGATCCGCGAGGAAGTCGGCCCCGAAAACTTCTTCCTGTTTGGCCTGCGAGCCGAAGATATCGCCCGACGCCAAAGTCGGGGCTATCGACCTGTGGAGTTCTGGAGCAGCAATGCGGAACTGCGGGCAGTCCTCGATCGCTTTAGCAGTGGTCACTTCACACCGGATCAGCCCAACCTCTTCCAAGACTTGGTCAGCGATCTGCTGCAGCGGGATGAGTACATGTTGATGGCGGACTATCAGTCCTACATCGACTGCCAGCGCGAAGCTGCTGCTGCCTACCGCGATTCCGATCGCTGGTGGCGGATGTCGCTACTCAACACCGCGAGATCGGGCAAGTTCTCCTCCGATCGCACGATCGCTGACTACAGCGAACAGATCTGGGAGGTCAAACCAGTCCCCGTCAGCCTAAGCACTAGCTTTTAG
- a CDS encoding chlorophyll a/b-binding protein: MSEQNTKFGFTAFAETWNGRLAMIGFVVGLATELLTGQGILSQIGLL; this comes from the coding sequence ATGTCTGAGCAAAATACCAAGTTTGGTTTCACCGCATTCGCAGAAACCTGGAATGGCCGTCTGGCTATGATCGGGTTCGTGGTTGGTTTGGCCACCGAATTGCTGACCGGCCAAGGCATCCTGTCTCAAATTGGCCTGCTGTAG
- a CDS encoding calcium/sodium antiporter: MLAIASMLINLLFLLLGLVILVAGAEFLVRGASKLAALVGLSPLIIGLTVVAYGTSAPELAVSIQAVLEGSNDISLGNVVGSNIFNVLFILGISALITPLQVAQQLVRLDVPIMIATAGLVYGMALDGRISRLDGIVLVVLGVLYTVFQVRQGGEEPDPEVQAEYAEEYGLGDRPPLWQQLLLIAAGLGLLILGAKLLIDNSVAVARTLGISELLIGLTIVAAGTSLPELATSVVASLKGERDIAVGNVVGSNIFNILIVLGVAAIIASNGVLVDAQAAKVDLPVMVGISLLCLPIFFSGFIISRWEGILLLGAYSAYFAELVLQELQNPLLLSLRWVLVLIIVPMATITTVSAAYQAWRKLPSSRSQS; the protein is encoded by the coding sequence ATGTTGGCCATCGCCTCAATGCTGATCAATTTACTGTTCTTGCTGCTCGGTTTAGTTATCCTCGTTGCCGGAGCTGAGTTTTTAGTCCGCGGAGCCTCAAAACTGGCGGCACTCGTGGGGTTATCACCACTCATCATTGGCCTCACTGTGGTGGCCTACGGGACGAGCGCTCCAGAGCTCGCAGTCAGTATTCAGGCGGTTCTGGAGGGCTCCAACGATATTTCGCTCGGGAATGTGGTGGGCAGCAACATCTTCAATGTGTTGTTTATTCTCGGGATCTCGGCCTTAATCACACCCCTACAGGTGGCGCAACAGTTGGTTCGGCTCGATGTGCCGATCATGATTGCCACGGCAGGATTGGTCTATGGGATGGCCCTAGATGGTCGGATCAGCCGCCTCGATGGCATTGTCTTGGTGGTGTTGGGCGTTCTCTACACCGTTTTCCAAGTTCGCCAGGGGGGAGAAGAACCTGACCCAGAGGTTCAGGCGGAATATGCCGAGGAATATGGATTGGGCGATCGCCCACCCCTATGGCAGCAACTCTTGCTAATCGCAGCTGGTCTGGGGCTCCTGATCCTCGGGGCAAAGCTCCTGATTGATAATTCTGTCGCGGTTGCTCGCACCTTGGGCATCAGCGAACTGCTGATTGGTTTGACCATCGTTGCAGCCGGTACTTCGCTCCCTGAGCTGGCAACTTCCGTTGTAGCGAGCTTGAAAGGCGAACGGGATATCGCTGTTGGCAACGTCGTCGGCAGCAACATTTTCAACATCCTGATCGTGTTAGGTGTGGCCGCGATCATCGCCAGCAATGGCGTCTTAGTGGATGCTCAGGCCGCCAAAGTCGACCTACCAGTGATGGTGGGCATCTCGCTGTTATGTCTGCCTATCTTCTTTAGCGGCTTCATCATCAGCCGCTGGGAAGGCATTCTCTTGCTGGGAGCTTACAGCGCCTATTTTGCAGAACTGGTCCTTCAAGAGCTCCAGAATCCTTTGCTGCTCAGCCTGCGCTGGGTGCTGGTCCTCATCATCGTGCCCATGGCCACAATCACCACGGTTAGTGCCGCCTATCAGGCCTGGCGGAAACTCCCCTCCAGTCGCTCTCAGTCCTAG
- the rlmD gene encoding 23S rRNA (uracil(1939)-C(5))-methyltransferase RlmD, which produces MSSSAVLTWRQGDRLSLTIESLCDSGDGLGRVEGRVVFVPDTVPGDRIQAKLLQVRSRYARAELEGVLEASPDRIRPACIVADKCGGCQWQTVDYPAQVEAKTVIVQDAMQRLGQLETEVQPTIAAPYPLGYRNKVSYPLRRSDRGEVQAGYFRKGSHRLINLNQCPVQDDRLNPLLAGIKADIAARDWPIYDEQTRSRGLRHLGLRIGQRTGEILITLIATDDQLPEVEAQAEQWLTDYPNVVGVCLNLNPSHGNRILGDETHCLAGRPYLIECLDDLEFAIGPETFFQVNTEQAERLLPILKDFLRGSDRLFDLYCGVGTLTLPLASEVGSVLGLEILPESVVQAQQNADRNGISNVEFRAGAVEILLAQIPESPDAVLLDPPRKGCEPAVIEVLRDRQPQRIAYVSCNPATLARDLQALCAGDRYRLLLVQPLDFFPQTAHVETVALLELQD; this is translated from the coding sequence ATGTCTTCTTCTGCCGTGCTTACTTGGCGTCAGGGCGATCGCCTCAGCCTGACGATCGAGTCGCTCTGTGACAGCGGCGACGGCCTCGGGCGCGTAGAGGGACGCGTGGTTTTTGTGCCCGATACGGTGCCGGGCGATCGCATTCAAGCCAAGCTGCTGCAGGTGCGATCGCGTTATGCCCGTGCCGAGCTAGAAGGAGTGCTGGAGGCATCACCGGATCGGATTCGACCGGCCTGCATCGTTGCGGATAAGTGCGGTGGCTGTCAGTGGCAAACCGTGGACTACCCTGCCCAAGTTGAGGCAAAAACGGTGATTGTCCAAGACGCCATGCAACGGTTGGGGCAACTCGAGACGGAAGTTCAACCGACGATTGCAGCTCCCTATCCGCTGGGCTATCGCAACAAGGTCAGCTATCCGCTCCGGCGCAGCGATCGCGGGGAGGTGCAAGCGGGCTACTTCCGTAAAGGCAGCCACCGCCTGATCAACCTCAATCAGTGTCCGGTACAAGATGACCGCTTGAATCCGCTGCTCGCAGGCATCAAGGCTGATATTGCAGCTCGGGATTGGCCGATCTATGACGAGCAGACCCGATCGCGTGGCCTCCGGCATTTGGGACTGCGCATCGGTCAGCGTACCGGTGAGATCCTGATCACTTTGATTGCTACCGACGATCAGTTGCCAGAGGTGGAAGCTCAAGCAGAACAGTGGCTGACCGACTATCCCAATGTGGTCGGGGTTTGCCTCAACCTCAATCCCAGCCACGGCAATCGCATTCTGGGTGACGAGACCCATTGTTTAGCGGGTCGTCCTTATCTGATTGAGTGTTTGGACGATTTGGAATTTGCAATCGGACCGGAGACCTTTTTCCAAGTCAATACAGAGCAAGCAGAGCGCCTGCTGCCAATCCTCAAAGACTTTTTGCGGGGCAGCGATCGCCTCTTCGATCTCTACTGCGGCGTCGGGACATTAACCCTGCCTTTGGCCAGTGAGGTAGGGTCAGTGCTGGGGCTAGAAATCCTGCCGGAATCGGTGGTGCAAGCGCAACAAAATGCTGATCGCAATGGCATCAGCAATGTTGAATTTCGGGCGGGTGCGGTCGAGATCTTACTCGCGCAAATTCCCGAGTCTCCCGATGCTGTTCTTCTAGATCCGCCGCGCAAAGGCTGCGAACCAGCGGTGATTGAAGTGCTGCGCGATCGCCAACCGCAACGCATTGCCTACGTGAGCTGCAACCCTGCAACCCTGGCCCGCGATCTCCAAGCCCTCTGTGCGGGCGATCGCTATCGTCTATTGCTCGTGCAACCCCTAGATTTCTTCCCGCAGACCGCCCATGTTGAGACAGTCGCACTCCTCGAATTGCAAGATTAG
- a CDS encoding allophycocyanin alpha-B chain, translated as MTIVSQVILKADDELRYPSGGELKNITDFFKTGEQRLRIAQVLSDSEKKIVDQASRKLWQRRPDFIAPGGNAYGQRQRAQCLRDYGWYLRLITYGVLAGDKEPIESIGLLGAREMYNSLGVPLPGMAEAIRTLKEASLALLSSADATVAAPYFDFLIQGMETI; from the coding sequence ATGACCATCGTTAGCCAGGTAATCCTCAAAGCGGACGACGAGCTGCGCTATCCCAGTGGCGGCGAACTCAAAAACATCACTGATTTCTTCAAAACCGGTGAGCAGCGCCTCCGTATCGCTCAGGTCCTGAGCGACAGCGAGAAAAAAATTGTGGACCAAGCCAGCCGCAAACTGTGGCAGCGTCGGCCCGACTTCATTGCCCCCGGGGGTAACGCCTACGGTCAACGTCAACGGGCCCAGTGCCTGCGCGACTACGGCTGGTACCTTCGCCTGATCACCTACGGTGTGCTGGCTGGCGACAAAGAGCCGATCGAAAGCATTGGTCTGCTCGGTGCCCGCGAAATGTACAACTCTTTGGGTGTCCCCCTGCCCGGGATGGCAGAAGCCATTCGCACCCTCAAGGAAGCGTCTCTGGCCCTGCTCAGTAGTGCAGATGCCACGGTTGCGGCTCCCTACTTCGACTTCTTGATTCAAGGCATGGAGACGATCTAG
- the petJ gene encoding cytochrome c6 PetJ → MTVGILGVGRWLVLGLLVIGLSVVNPARAIAADLQVGARLFQSNCTTCHLNGGNVINGQKTLRQEALRRYGMDSVAAIQKQVTYGKNAMPAFGQRLSPEQIEAVATYVFDRAERGWTAL, encoded by the coding sequence ATGACAGTGGGGATTTTGGGCGTGGGAAGATGGCTTGTCCTAGGCTTGCTGGTGATTGGCCTCAGTGTAGTGAATCCGGCGCGGGCGATCGCGGCAGATCTGCAAGTTGGGGCTAGGCTGTTCCAAAGCAACTGCACCACCTGCCATTTGAATGGTGGCAACGTTATCAATGGTCAGAAAACCCTGCGGCAAGAAGCCCTACGCCGCTATGGTATGGATTCTGTCGCTGCGATTCAGAAGCAAGTGACCTATGGCAAAAATGCCATGCCAGCCTTTGGGCAACGCCTCAGCCCTGAGCAAATTGAGGCTGTGGCCACCTACGTCTTCGATCGTGCGGAGCGGGGCTGGACCGCACTCTAG